The following proteins come from a genomic window of Corallococcus sp. NCRR:
- the popC gene encoding subtilisin-like protease PopC — protein sequence MKSFLLVPKESIETQARPGVRGTAQGERVLSRSTALRFSAAQKAPDALTALGLRSATLPGMKPEVSGQAQRGRKRARGKKGSDVDATPMPGAPVTEQAGTEAGSYRFMPLIGATMAHFYSQDAEKAARGELAREFEFIPDVVPLSFPGPVSAGQTGPRNRGMSSLAQREWPDESGVPLAHAQGIRGAGVMLGILDTGVDADHPEHASKTIQFRYVSLFPNSPHNPARDVRGFDPDGHGTHVCGIAAGVHHGVAPEVDLYAASVIESETIRTSLGRVAAGMEWLLHQFSRPENASRPAVVNLSLGFPLQPPPGISEADYLLNQRALQAMLRRLLDSNILPIVAAGNSGPDTVGYPAAFPEALAVGAVDFERTVATFSASGAVGRRVVPDVMGYGVNVYSSTERRCNNQAFYERMSGTSMAAPYVAGIAALYRCRAPDLTALEVRDLILANAIKLPRSANHRTGKGLAVFR from the coding sequence ATGAAGTCTTTCCTGTTGGTACCCAAGGAGTCCATCGAGACGCAGGCCCGGCCCGGTGTGCGTGGCACGGCGCAGGGCGAGCGCGTCCTCAGCCGCAGCACCGCGCTGCGCTTCAGCGCGGCCCAGAAGGCACCGGATGCCCTCACCGCCCTCGGACTGCGGTCGGCCACGCTGCCGGGCATGAAGCCGGAGGTCAGCGGCCAGGCGCAGCGCGGCCGCAAGCGCGCCCGCGGCAAGAAGGGCAGCGACGTCGACGCCACGCCCATGCCGGGCGCGCCCGTGACGGAGCAGGCCGGCACGGAAGCAGGCAGCTACCGGTTCATGCCGCTCATCGGCGCCACCATGGCGCACTTCTACTCCCAGGACGCGGAGAAGGCGGCCCGCGGCGAGCTGGCGCGGGAGTTCGAGTTCATCCCGGACGTGGTGCCCCTGTCCTTCCCCGGTCCGGTGTCCGCCGGACAGACGGGGCCGCGCAACCGCGGCATGAGCTCGCTCGCGCAGCGCGAGTGGCCTGACGAGTCCGGCGTCCCCCTGGCGCACGCCCAGGGCATCCGGGGCGCCGGCGTGATGCTGGGCATCCTGGACACCGGCGTGGACGCGGACCATCCGGAGCACGCGAGCAAGACCATCCAGTTCCGCTACGTCTCGCTCTTCCCCAACTCGCCGCACAACCCCGCGCGCGACGTGCGCGGCTTCGACCCGGACGGCCACGGCACGCACGTGTGCGGCATCGCCGCGGGCGTGCACCACGGCGTCGCGCCGGAGGTGGACCTGTACGCCGCGTCCGTCATCGAGTCGGAGACCATCCGCACCAGCCTGGGCCGCGTGGCCGCCGGCATGGAGTGGCTGCTGCACCAGTTCAGCCGTCCGGAGAACGCGTCGCGTCCCGCCGTCGTCAACCTGTCGCTGGGCTTCCCGCTGCAGCCGCCTCCGGGCATCTCCGAAGCGGACTACCTGCTCAACCAGCGCGCGCTTCAGGCCATGCTGCGTCGGCTTCTGGACAGCAACATCCTGCCCATTGTCGCGGCGGGTAACAGTGGACCCGACACGGTTGGTTACCCAGCGGCCTTTCCCGAGGCCCTGGCTGTGGGGGCAGTCGACTTCGAGCGCACCGTGGCCACTTTCTCGGCCAGCGGCGCCGTGGGGCGTCGGGTCGTCCCTGACGTCATGGGCTACGGGGTGAATGTGTATTCGTCTACTGAACGCCGCTGCAACAATCAGGCGTTCTATGAACGAATGAGCGGCACCAGCATGGCGGCGCCATATGTCGCGGGTATCGCTGCCCTGTATCGTTGCCGTGCCCCTGACTTGACGGCATTGGAAGTGAGAGATTTGATTCTGGCCAATGCCATCAAGCTTCCTCGCTCGGCGAACCACCGGACGGGGAAGGGCCTGGCTGTTTTCAGGTGA
- a CDS encoding prolipoprotein diacylglyceryl transferase, which yields MIPYWHAPSFKLGPLELNPFNVFVAAGILLAARLLTKQAEREGLDPNPLADFAMWGVAAGMLFGHWVHLFFYHPEELSKSPFQILRFWDGLSSFGGLLGGIVAAVVFFRVKKLRFNDYADSFALGVAPGWAVARLGCFAVHDHPGKLTDFFLAVQFPNGNRHDLGFYDAIVLFALTGLLYAVRDMPKMKGRLLPLLALLYAASRFGLDFLRATDLSYVDARYFGMTPAQYGCLLLVVYGLWGLLRKQAPSASSQKPPAPQGRVETAR from the coding sequence TTGATTCCCTATTGGCACGCCCCCTCGTTCAAGCTGGGGCCCCTGGAGCTGAACCCCTTCAACGTCTTCGTGGCGGCGGGCATCCTGCTGGCCGCCCGGCTGCTGACGAAGCAGGCGGAGCGCGAGGGCCTGGACCCGAACCCGCTGGCGGACTTCGCGATGTGGGGGGTGGCGGCCGGCATGCTCTTCGGCCACTGGGTGCACCTGTTCTTCTACCACCCGGAGGAGCTGTCCAAGAGCCCGTTCCAGATACTGCGGTTCTGGGATGGCCTGTCCTCCTTCGGCGGCCTCCTGGGCGGCATCGTGGCGGCGGTGGTGTTCTTCCGGGTGAAGAAGCTGCGCTTCAACGACTACGCGGATAGCTTCGCGCTGGGCGTGGCGCCGGGCTGGGCGGTGGCGCGGCTGGGGTGCTTCGCGGTGCACGACCACCCGGGGAAGCTGACGGACTTCTTCCTGGCGGTGCAGTTCCCCAACGGCAACCGGCACGACCTGGGCTTCTACGACGCCATCGTGCTCTTCGCGCTCACGGGCCTGCTGTACGCGGTGCGGGACATGCCGAAGATGAAGGGGCGGCTGTTGCCGCTGCTGGCGCTCCTGTACGCGGCGTCCCGCTTCGGCCTGGACTTCCTGCGGGCCACGGACCTGTCGTACGTGGACGCGCGCTACTTCGGCATGACGCCGGCGCAGTACGGCTGCCTGCTGCTGGTGGTGTACGGACTGTGGGGCCTCTTGCGCAAGCAGGCGCCGAGCGCTTCCTCCCAGAAGCCGCCCGCGCCGCAGGGCCGGGTGGAGACAGCGCGCTAG
- a CDS encoding class I SAM-dependent methyltransferase, with protein sequence MKALAYDALMAPLGWVGLNAARRHLVEGLSGKVLEVGAGTGLALPGYPDTVTSVTAVDVDLGALVRARARRSGVALLQADAQALPFTDGSFDAVVSSLVFCCVDAPATALSEVMRVLKPGGELRLLEHVRAPNPAVATAQDLLTPAWRKLTGGCRLNRDTFRLVETTGFRILRREQRLGGVGELIVARRP encoded by the coding sequence GTGAAGGCACTGGCGTACGACGCGTTGATGGCGCCGCTGGGCTGGGTGGGGTTGAACGCCGCCCGACGGCACCTGGTGGAAGGGCTGTCCGGCAAGGTGCTGGAGGTGGGCGCGGGCACGGGCCTGGCGCTGCCGGGCTATCCGGACACGGTGACGTCGGTGACCGCGGTGGACGTGGACCTGGGCGCGCTGGTGCGCGCGCGGGCCCGGAGGAGCGGCGTGGCGCTGCTCCAGGCGGATGCGCAGGCGCTGCCGTTCACGGACGGCTCGTTCGACGCGGTGGTGTCCAGCCTGGTGTTCTGCTGCGTGGACGCGCCGGCCACGGCGCTCTCGGAGGTGATGCGGGTGCTCAAGCCGGGCGGTGAATTGCGCCTGCTGGAGCACGTGCGCGCCCCGAACCCGGCCGTGGCCACCGCGCAGGACCTGCTGACGCCCGCCTGGCGCAAGCTGACTGGCGGCTGCCGCCTCAACCGCGACACCTTCCGCCTGGTGGAGACCACGGGCTTCCGCATCCTCCGGCGCGAGCAGCGTCTGGGCGGCGTGGGCGAGCTCATCGTCGCCCGGCGGCCGTGA
- a CDS encoding alpha/beta fold hydrolase: MLRALRPLLAVLMFAGCGPDAASESASDLVSAPASLEDASRQAREGSVRLSTGVTLRYVEQGRQDGPVVVFLHGYTDSHHTWDLDLQRFSRDFHLYALDQRGHGDSSRPACCYTQQAFAKDVVAFLDAKRVSRAVLVGHSMGSFIAQQVALDFPGRVKGLVLVGSAPTVAGNEVALGLKEVVDTLTDPVDPAFIYEFQASTFYAPVPESYLDTLVSESSKLPARVWQDALDGLIAEDHSARLGRIRVPTLIIGGDHDGFFSVDEQRALARAIRGSKYLLYPETGHAPHAERPQRFVNDVQRFLECL; encoded by the coding sequence ATGCTGCGCGCCCTTCGCCCCCTCCTCGCAGTGCTGATGTTCGCTGGCTGTGGACCCGACGCCGCTTCGGAGTCCGCGTCCGACCTCGTGAGTGCTCCGGCTTCGCTGGAGGACGCCAGCCGCCAGGCGCGGGAGGGCTCCGTCCGGCTGTCCACCGGCGTCACGCTCCGCTACGTCGAGCAGGGCCGCCAGGACGGGCCCGTCGTCGTCTTCCTGCACGGCTATACGGACTCGCACCACACCTGGGATCTGGACCTCCAGCGCTTCTCGCGCGACTTCCACCTCTACGCGCTGGACCAGCGCGGCCATGGGGACTCGTCCCGCCCGGCGTGTTGCTACACGCAGCAGGCGTTCGCGAAGGACGTGGTGGCGTTCCTCGACGCGAAGCGCGTGTCCCGCGCCGTGCTCGTGGGCCACTCCATGGGCAGCTTCATCGCGCAGCAGGTGGCGCTGGACTTCCCTGGCCGCGTGAAGGGGCTGGTGCTCGTGGGCTCCGCGCCCACCGTCGCGGGCAACGAGGTGGCCCTGGGCCTCAAGGAGGTCGTGGACACGCTGACCGACCCCGTGGACCCCGCCTTCATCTACGAGTTCCAGGCCAGCACCTTCTACGCGCCCGTGCCGGAGTCGTACCTGGACACGCTCGTGTCGGAGAGCTCCAAGCTGCCCGCGCGCGTGTGGCAGGACGCGCTGGACGGGCTCATCGCGGAGGACCACTCCGCGCGCCTGGGCCGCATCCGCGTGCCCACGCTGATCATCGGCGGGGACCATGACGGCTTCTTCTCCGTGGACGAGCAGCGCGCCCTGGCCCGCGCCATCCGCGGCTCGAAGTACCTGCTCTACCCGGAGACCGGCCACGCGCCGCACGCCGAGCGCCCCCAGCGCTTCGTGAACGACGTGCAGCGGTTCCTCGAGTGCCTGTAG
- a CDS encoding DMT family transporter — protein MQPRTAGFLLVALSGASFGALGLFARLAYAAGTDMPTLLFLRFTLAGLVLAGVMVAKGGRWPRGRLLWGLVGLGAVGYFTEGSVYFIALQHASAGLVALLLYLFPALVALIQVALGREHLSRRRWLAVGLALCGTALTVDPGPDAKPLGIGLGVLSAVIYALYVLSSARVAGPAGPLAASTVVPLSAGAAFGALMLVKGPSFPQTLGGWGAVAGLALLSTVVAMLTFFAGLKRIGPVNTSLLSTLEPVMAVVLGAIFLGERLSLRQGLGGLLILVAVVVLARGDSGRPAEPGTAGA, from the coding sequence ATGCAGCCTCGCACCGCCGGCTTCCTCCTCGTTGCCCTGTCCGGCGCCTCCTTCGGCGCGCTGGGCCTGTTCGCGCGCCTGGCCTACGCGGCGGGCACGGACATGCCCACGCTGCTCTTCCTGCGCTTCACGCTGGCGGGCCTGGTGCTCGCGGGCGTGATGGTGGCGAAGGGCGGAAGGTGGCCCCGGGGCCGCCTGCTGTGGGGCCTGGTGGGCTTGGGCGCGGTGGGCTACTTCACCGAAGGCAGCGTCTACTTCATCGCGCTCCAGCACGCGTCCGCCGGGCTGGTGGCGCTGCTGCTCTACCTCTTCCCCGCGCTGGTGGCCCTCATCCAGGTGGCCCTGGGCCGCGAGCACCTGAGCCGGCGGCGCTGGTTGGCGGTGGGGCTGGCCCTGTGCGGGACGGCGCTCACGGTGGACCCCGGCCCGGACGCGAAGCCGCTGGGCATTGGCCTGGGCGTGCTGTCGGCGGTCATCTACGCGCTCTACGTCCTGTCCAGCGCGCGGGTGGCGGGGCCAGCGGGGCCGCTCGCGGCGAGCACCGTCGTCCCGCTGTCCGCGGGGGCCGCCTTCGGGGCGCTGATGCTGGTGAAGGGCCCGTCCTTTCCGCAGACGTTGGGAGGCTGGGGCGCGGTGGCGGGGTTGGCGCTGCTGTCCACGGTGGTGGCCATGCTCACGTTCTTCGCGGGCCTCAAGCGCATTGGCCCGGTGAACACGTCGCTGCTCTCCACGCTGGAGCCGGTGATGGCCGTGGTGCTGGGCGCCATCTTCCTGGGGGAGCGGCTGTCCCTGCGTCAGGGCCTGGGCGGCCTGCTCATCCTGGTGGCGGTGGTGGTGCTGGCCCGGGGCGACTCCGGCCGCCCGGCGGAACCCGGAACGGCCGGAGCCTGA
- a CDS encoding rhodanese-like domain-containing protein, which produces MTPQERSQKAHELVAHGAVLLDVRTPEEFQQGHPDAARNIPVQVLAQRLSEVGPVGTPVVVYCAAGGRSAVAAELLRKGGFPDVFDLGSVKNW; this is translated from the coding sequence ATGACGCCTCAGGAACGCTCGCAGAAGGCCCACGAACTCGTCGCCCACGGCGCGGTGCTGCTGGATGTGCGCACGCCGGAGGAGTTCCAGCAGGGACACCCGGACGCCGCCCGCAACATCCCCGTGCAGGTGCTGGCCCAGCGCCTCTCTGAGGTCGGCCCGGTGGGCACGCCCGTGGTGGTGTACTGCGCGGCGGGAGGCCGCAGCGCCGTGGCCGCGGAGCTGTTGCGCAAGGGCGGCTTCCCGGACGTGTTCGACCTGGGGTCCGTGAAGAACTGGTAG
- a CDS encoding GreA/GreB family elongation factor: MRLDKLTLLHQLSERLQQSDRLAHRAEADAREAARSLATESEKKEDGRAAIEYGSLATGQAQRARRLQEELQALTAFSQKELPRFPRQGPVGLGALVDCSTEDEDGFAERTFFVLPAGAGTELTGPGGDGFLSVITPSSPVGRALLGKKAGDTVEVTLAGEVREWTVLEVA; this comes from the coding sequence ATGCGACTCGACAAGCTCACCCTGCTCCACCAACTGTCCGAGCGGCTCCAGCAGAGCGACCGGCTGGCCCACCGCGCGGAGGCCGATGCCCGCGAGGCCGCCCGCAGCCTCGCCACGGAGTCCGAGAAGAAGGAGGACGGCCGCGCCGCCATCGAGTACGGCAGCCTCGCCACCGGCCAGGCCCAGCGCGCCCGCCGCCTTCAAGAAGAGCTCCAGGCGCTCACCGCCTTCAGCCAGAAGGAGCTGCCCCGCTTCCCGCGCCAGGGCCCCGTGGGCCTGGGCGCCCTGGTGGACTGCAGCACCGAGGACGAGGACGGCTTCGCCGAGCGCACCTTCTTCGTGCTCCCCGCCGGCGCGGGCACCGAGCTCACCGGCCCCGGCGGCGACGGCTTCCTCTCCGTCATCACGCCCAGCTCCCCCGTGGGCCGCGCCCTCTTGGGCAAGAAGGCCGGCGACACCGTGGAGGTGACGCTCGCGGGCGAGGTGCGTGAGTGGACGGTGCTGGAGGTCGCCTGA
- a CDS encoding sensor histidine kinase: MSGITSPASEARVTDGDGPPLSTRVMDAEGVVLVECTGRVTVFNSQAAAHFGIPVPLHIEHARLPGCEWVRDDGTPLPPWDSPLARALAGEPVDAAVSHVLRPDGTRAVLRCNAMPVRAADGQVAAALLRTHAVEAVPASMLDASRLLAEAGALLGTSVDAEAQLEPLLKLLVPALGEGALLVLRAPGALGDEALRVAASLHVDAGRHALLRDLLTRYPPDPAVPGGLPHVFASGAVGRLALLSEEHVVAIARDAEHARLLREVGPHGCLSVPLGARGNVLGALMVLRSNVLRVFGAEEERFLTELAHRTALYLENARLYREAREAVRQRDEFLGIASHELKTPLTPLSLKVQLLQKQVVVLAREGKDVPTDRVADALDVVQRQVRRLSGLVDNLLDVSRITAGRLRLELEEMDLASVAAEILYRFSAAAAQSGTELGLEAPVPVVGRWDRLRLEQVVTNLVSNALKYGAGQPVIVSVEARGTLARLTVKDHGIGIAPDDLTRIFERFERAVSDRHYGGLGLGLYITRQIVEAFGGTVSAVSTPGEGATFLLELPRGDIPEEWLVAHAAPGPTQSE; this comes from the coding sequence ATGTCCGGCATCACCTCTCCAGCCTCGGAGGCTCGCGTGACGGATGGGGATGGCCCGCCCCTGTCGACGCGCGTCATGGACGCGGAAGGCGTGGTGCTCGTCGAGTGCACGGGCCGTGTGACTGTTTTCAACTCACAAGCCGCGGCGCACTTCGGCATCCCGGTTCCTCTCCACATCGAGCACGCCCGCCTGCCTGGGTGTGAATGGGTGCGGGACGACGGCACACCGTTGCCGCCGTGGGACTCACCGCTGGCGCGAGCGCTGGCGGGTGAGCCGGTGGACGCGGCCGTGTCGCACGTACTCCGTCCAGATGGAACACGCGCCGTGTTGCGTTGCAACGCAATGCCGGTGCGGGCCGCGGACGGGCAGGTGGCCGCCGCGCTCCTGCGCACGCATGCCGTGGAGGCGGTGCCCGCGTCCATGCTGGATGCGTCCCGCCTGCTGGCGGAGGCCGGGGCGCTCCTGGGCACGTCGGTGGACGCGGAGGCGCAGCTGGAGCCGCTGCTCAAGCTGCTGGTGCCCGCGCTGGGGGAGGGGGCCCTGCTCGTCCTCCGCGCGCCGGGCGCCCTGGGCGATGAAGCGCTTCGCGTGGCGGCGTCCCTGCACGTGGACGCGGGAAGACACGCGCTGTTGCGCGACCTGCTCACGCGCTATCCGCCGGACCCCGCCGTGCCGGGCGGGCTGCCCCACGTGTTCGCGTCCGGGGCGGTGGGGCGTCTGGCCCTCCTGTCCGAGGAGCACGTGGTGGCCATCGCGCGGGACGCGGAGCACGCGAGGCTCCTGCGCGAGGTGGGGCCACACGGCTGCCTGAGCGTGCCGCTGGGCGCGCGCGGCAACGTGCTGGGCGCGCTGATGGTGCTGCGCTCCAACGTGCTGCGTGTCTTTGGCGCGGAGGAGGAGCGCTTCCTCACGGAGCTGGCCCACCGCACCGCGCTCTACCTGGAGAACGCGCGGCTGTACCGCGAGGCGCGCGAAGCGGTGCGCCAGCGCGACGAGTTCCTGGGCATCGCGAGCCACGAGCTGAAGACGCCGCTCACGCCGCTGAGCCTCAAGGTGCAGTTGCTCCAGAAGCAGGTGGTGGTGCTGGCACGCGAGGGCAAGGACGTGCCCACCGACCGCGTCGCGGACGCGCTGGATGTCGTCCAGCGCCAGGTGCGCCGGCTGTCGGGCCTGGTGGACAACCTGCTGGACGTGTCGCGCATCACCGCGGGCCGGCTGCGCTTGGAGCTGGAGGAGATGGACCTGGCGAGCGTGGCCGCCGAAATCCTCTACCGCTTCTCCGCCGCGGCGGCGCAGTCCGGCACGGAGCTGGGCCTGGAGGCGCCGGTGCCGGTGGTGGGCCGGTGGGACCGGCTGCGGCTGGAGCAGGTGGTGACGAACCTGGTGTCCAACGCGCTCAAGTACGGCGCGGGCCAGCCCGTCATCGTGAGCGTGGAGGCGCGGGGCACGCTGGCGCGGCTCACCGTGAAGGACCACGGCATCGGCATCGCGCCGGACGACCTGACGCGCATCTTCGAGCGCTTCGAGCGCGCGGTGAGCGACCGGCACTACGGCGGCCTGGGCCTGGGGCTCTACATCACGCGCCAGATCGTGGAGGCGTTCGGCGGCACGGTGAGCGCCGTGAGCACGCCGGGGGAGGGCGCCACGTTCCTCCTGGAGCTGCCCCGGGGCGACATCCCGGAGGAGTGGCTGGTCGCGCACGCGGCGCCGGGGCCCACTCAAAGCGAGTAG
- a CDS encoding PAS domain S-box protein: protein MQMPFPRPDGTTPTERRFRQVIDTLQEVVFQTDTERTWVFLNPAWTEVTGFPVEECLGRVALDFVHPDDRARVLDVCHSLLTRERDYVQHEVRYLTRDGGFRWVDVFARVTLDEEGTLVGMAGTLNDITERKRTSDALARRERYLTALVDMQQRLLSVPEGGDLYSPALAPLGQASGASRVYVFETFTDAKGALLCSQRAEWCAPGVTPEIDNPMLQDLPMRPILGRWVNLLERGEVVTGRVATFPPVERELLEPQGILTLLVLPLRVQGRLVGFVGFDNCFEAREWDRLEVDLLSAASGAISVALERRASERALREHEHRFRQLAENASDVLYLYRREEPRGFAYVSRVAHAKLGLGPEAHYADPELWYRQVLPEDRAALERLLESPQSVDGATVELRFLRPDGTLLWLEHVVAPVTDPAGRVVAVEGLARDITERRQVEEALKRSEASLRALMEGFPDPAAIERDGHIVYANAVLVTTLGFARAEELVGRRLSEFLADVPGTGVVSGDSKPLTSERRLVLRDGRTRVVELASLPLRFDGQPAVVSIARDVTEQRQLQARLTLADRLASVGTLAAGIAHEINNPLAFVVSNLGFLSDEFRRHLSPGPGVRGVRPPDVAEWQEVLGEACEGAERVRQIVRQLKTFSRPDEERMTPVDVHAVLDSVVMMAANEIRHRARLRRDYGNVPQVMANEGRLCQVFLNLVVNAAQAIPEGSAHDHEVVLATRVSGGQVLVEVRDTGSGIAPEVMGRIFDPFFTTKPVGVGTGLGLSICHGIITGLGGDIQVDSTVGKGSTFRVVLPAPQPEPEVRPPEAPVPVAPVAPRGRVLVVDDEPAVGRVLQRLLRGHDVEVATSGRQALERMGRAPAFDAVLCDVMMPDLAGRDVYEAVRREHPGLERRFVFVSGGAFTAGARDFLEHIPNPLLEKPFDEARVRGAVEELVRHGPPDAA from the coding sequence ATGCAGATGCCGTTTCCCCGGCCTGACGGCACCACCCCCACCGAGCGCCGCTTCCGTCAGGTCATCGACACGCTCCAGGAGGTCGTGTTCCAGACGGACACGGAGCGCACGTGGGTCTTCCTCAATCCCGCGTGGACCGAGGTGACGGGCTTCCCCGTGGAGGAGTGCCTGGGCCGGGTGGCGCTGGACTTCGTGCACCCGGATGACCGGGCGCGCGTGCTGGACGTGTGCCATTCGCTGCTCACGCGCGAGCGCGACTACGTGCAGCACGAGGTGCGCTACCTCACGCGCGACGGCGGCTTCCGGTGGGTGGACGTCTTCGCGCGGGTGACGCTCGACGAAGAGGGCACGCTGGTGGGCATGGCCGGCACGCTCAACGACATCACCGAGCGCAAGCGCACGAGCGACGCGCTGGCCCGGCGCGAGCGCTACCTCACCGCCCTGGTGGACATGCAGCAGCGGCTGCTGTCGGTGCCGGAAGGGGGGGACCTGTACAGCCCCGCGCTCGCGCCGCTGGGGCAGGCCTCCGGCGCCAGCCGCGTCTACGTCTTCGAGACCTTCACCGACGCGAAGGGGGCGCTGCTGTGCAGCCAGCGCGCCGAGTGGTGCGCGCCCGGGGTGACGCCGGAGATCGACAACCCGATGCTCCAGGACCTCCCGATGCGGCCCATCCTGGGGCGCTGGGTGAACCTGCTGGAGCGCGGAGAGGTCGTCACCGGCCGCGTGGCCACGTTCCCCCCCGTCGAGCGGGAGCTGCTGGAGCCGCAGGGCATCCTCACGCTGCTGGTGCTGCCCCTGCGCGTGCAGGGCCGGCTGGTGGGTTTCGTGGGCTTCGACAACTGCTTCGAGGCGCGGGAGTGGGACCGGCTGGAGGTGGACCTGCTGTCCGCGGCCAGCGGCGCCATCTCCGTGGCGCTGGAGCGCCGCGCGTCCGAACGGGCGCTGCGCGAGCACGAGCACCGCTTCCGCCAGCTCGCGGAGAACGCGTCGGACGTGCTGTACCTCTACCGGCGGGAGGAGCCGCGCGGCTTCGCGTACGTCAGCCGCGTGGCGCACGCGAAGCTGGGCCTGGGGCCGGAGGCGCACTACGCGGATCCGGAGCTGTGGTACCGGCAGGTGCTCCCGGAAGACCGGGCCGCGTTGGAGCGGCTCCTGGAGTCGCCCCAGTCCGTGGATGGCGCCACGGTGGAGCTGCGCTTCCTGCGCCCCGACGGCACCCTGCTGTGGCTGGAGCACGTGGTGGCGCCGGTGACGGACCCCGCGGGCCGCGTGGTGGCGGTGGAGGGCCTGGCGCGCGACATCACGGAGCGGCGGCAGGTGGAGGAGGCGCTGAAGCGCTCCGAGGCCAGCCTGCGCGCGCTGATGGAGGGCTTCCCCGACCCCGCGGCCATCGAGCGCGACGGCCACATCGTCTACGCCAACGCGGTGCTCGTCACCACGCTGGGCTTCGCGCGCGCGGAGGAGCTGGTGGGCCGCCGGCTGTCGGAGTTCCTGGCGGACGTGCCGGGCACGGGCGTGGTGTCCGGGGACAGCAAGCCGCTCACCAGCGAGCGGCGCCTGGTGCTGCGCGACGGGCGCACGCGCGTGGTGGAGCTGGCGTCCCTGCCCCTGCGCTTCGACGGCCAGCCCGCGGTGGTGTCCATCGCGCGGGACGTGACGGAGCAGCGCCAGTTGCAGGCGCGGCTGACGCTGGCGGACCGGCTGGCGTCGGTGGGCACGCTCGCGGCGGGCATCGCGCACGAAATCAACAACCCGCTGGCCTTCGTGGTCTCCAACCTGGGCTTCCTGTCGGACGAGTTCCGCCGCCACCTGTCCCCCGGCCCCGGCGTGCGCGGCGTGCGTCCGCCGGACGTGGCGGAGTGGCAGGAGGTGCTGGGCGAGGCGTGCGAGGGCGCCGAGCGCGTGCGCCAGATCGTCCGCCAGCTGAAGACGTTCTCGCGGCCGGATGAAGAGCGCATGACGCCGGTGGACGTGCACGCGGTGCTGGACTCGGTGGTGATGATGGCCGCCAATGAAATCCGGCACCGCGCGCGGCTGCGCCGGGACTACGGCAACGTGCCGCAGGTGATGGCCAACGAGGGCCGGCTCTGCCAGGTGTTCCTCAACCTGGTGGTGAACGCGGCGCAGGCGATTCCAGAGGGCTCCGCGCACGACCACGAGGTGGTGCTCGCCACGCGCGTGTCCGGCGGGCAGGTGCTGGTGGAGGTGCGCGACACGGGCAGCGGCATCGCGCCGGAGGTGATGGGGCGCATCTTCGACCCGTTCTTCACCACCAAGCCCGTGGGCGTGGGCACCGGCCTGGGGCTGTCCATCTGCCACGGCATCATCACGGGGCTGGGCGGGGACATCCAGGTGGACAGCACCGTGGGCAAGGGCAGCACGTTCCGCGTGGTGCTGCCCGCGCCCCAGCCCGAACCGGAGGTCCGTCCGCCGGAGGCCCCGGTGCCGGTCGCGCCCGTGGCGCCCCGGGGCCGCGTGCTGGTGGTGGACGACGAGCCCGCGGTGGGCCGCGTGCTGCAGCGGCTGTTGCGCGGCCATGACGTGGAGGTGGCCACGAGCGGCCGCCAGGCGCTGGAGCGCATGGGGCGGGCGCCGGCCTTCGACGCGGTGCTGTGCGACGTGATGATGCCGGACCTCGCCGGCCGCGACGTCTACGAGGCCGTGCGGCGCGAGCACCCGGGCCTGGAGCGCCGCTTCGTCTTCGTGTCCGGCGGCGCCTTCACCGCGGGCGCGCGCGACTTCCTGGAGCACATCCCCAACCCGCTGCTGGAGAAGCCCTTCGACGAGGCGCGCGTGCGCGGCGCCGTGGAGGAGCTGGTGCGGCACGGTCCGCCGGACGCGGCCTGA